In Liolophura sinensis isolate JHLJ2023 chromosome 2, CUHK_Ljap_v2, whole genome shotgun sequence, a genomic segment contains:
- the LOC135462947 gene encoding piggyBac transposable element-derived protein 4-like, with product MARDRFEKILQYFHYNDSTTNPARGDANHDKIHHVRPVFSIVQRRLVENYRPHKSVTLDKAMIPFRGRVSYRQYLPAKPCKFGVKVWQLADSSNGYVYQMEVYTGKQDTGREVGLAWRVVWDLTRVLSGKSHHIYMDNYFSSPQLYQDLLKDDLYGCGTCRLNRKGWPDALHKNCLPKQKGVSKLYQKENLVAACCECPAKTEGWNACRNKGPEVVENYNKHMNGLDHGDQLRMQYSTTRRSKKFWKYLFWFLFNTAVACSFILMRESVNHQKKSKTGRVKEMCQLKFRQNLAKQLVGQHRQKRRHEVLQKDSAGRSHWPTSMPKSRRCKLCSSRKIRKESKYGRKICDGNLCVECFEPFHVLSFTEE from the exons ATGGCTAGAGACAGGTTTGAGAAAATCTTGCAGTATTTTCACTACAATGATTCTACTACAAATCCAGCCAGGGGAGATGCGAACCATGACAAAATACATCATGTCCGGCCTGTCTTCAGTATTGTGCAGAGACGGTTAGTGGAAAACTATCGACCACACAAAAGTGTCACGTTAGATAAGGCGATGATTCCATTCCGTGGACGTGTTTCGTACCGACAGTACTTACCGGCAAAGCCTTGTAAATTTGGAGTAAAAGTGTGGCAGTTAGCAGACAGTAGCAATGGGTATGTCTACCAGATGGAGGTATACACTGGCAAACAAGATACAGGGAGAGAAGTGGGTTTGGCCTGGAGGGTGGTATGGGATTTGACCAGGGTATTGTCCGGTAAAAGTCACCACATATACATGGACAATTACTTTTCCAGTCCCCAACTGTATCAAGACTTGCTGAAGGATGATCTGTATGGTTGTGGCACCTGTAGACTCAACCGAAAGGGGTGGCCTGACGCACTACACAAAAACTGTCTGCCGAAACAAAAAGGGGTAAGTAAACTCTACCAGAAAGAAAACCTTGTGGCAGCCTGCTG TGAGTGTCCAGCGAAAACAGAAGGATGGAACGCGTGCAGAAATAAAGGCCCTGAAGTTGTGGAGAACTACAACAAGCACATGAATGGTCTGGACCACGGAGATCAGCTGCGTATGCAATATTCCACTACTCGTCGCTCCAAAAAGTTTTGGAAGTACCTGTTCTGGTTTTTGTTTAACACAGCAGTGGCGTGCTCTTTCATTCTTATGCGTGAGTCTGTGAATCACCAGAAGAAAAGCAAAACTGGTCGGGTGAAAGAAATGTGTCAACTGAAGTTTCGACAAAATTTGGCAAAACAGCTTGTCGGGCAGCACAGACAGAAAAGGCGACATGAAGTATTACAGAAGGACAGTGCAGGACGGTCACATTGGCCCACATCCATGCCCAAATCCAGGCGATGCAAATTGTGTAGTTCAAGGAAAATCAGGAAGGAGTCAAAATATGGACGCAAGATTTGTGATGGAAACCTCTGTGTGGAATGTTTTGAACCATTTCATGTTTTATCATTCACAGAAGAGTAG